Proteins encoded together in one Salvelinus fontinalis isolate EN_2023a chromosome 6, ASM2944872v1, whole genome shotgun sequence window:
- the LOC129858447 gene encoding FERM and PDZ domain-containing protein 3-like isoform X1, whose translation MAKVQDGHTNTCDSPAMLEESQDGMDSGSLTPGPASARQVCIQRHPSQGFGFIAGSQRPVIVRSVSADGPSIGKLLPGDQILAINEEVVSEASRERVIDLVRCCKDSIVLTVLQPHQSPKSAFISAAKKAHLRTNPPKVRFSEQVSFSDPDSTMLKDDSLLLIPNVLKVFLENGQIKSFTFDSRTTVRDVISSLQDRLSLRYIEHFALVLESGGLDQNQRLHLLQENQPLSHVVHRTYFQGMKCLFRICFFPKDPADLLRRDPAAFEYLYIQSRNDVIKERFGMDWKSDVTLRLAALHIYITVSSARPNQKISLKNVEKEWGLEPFLPLTLLPTIKEKNVCKTLSQLLKTYQHPPPSGNKVPPLQGKLQYMRVLNDLPPFGGLLFHTVGLDEKQSATTLLVGPRHGIGHVIDLKNNLTTVLTEFSRVAKIQLHRENQGVARVEVAIHEAKPLVLLMEWPDASNFACLISGYYKLFVDPKRTIYYRTPGQSYMIKADYRGSHHAHPRSGVTAASSGDRRGDERERPHTRDPGSQSQKTATAPLPAESQHLGLCHVHLREPQQLQGLQMQAEPELDINENLISQEAPERPSAKSDPMLRSTEAIGGRPESPVQESSVVFRSRAQTMGQSQRATRFFCDSCKARLRAEGVAVALNGGSSGNSSKHCSSACASRDGGAVDLMALPPPGNEEEEEVGRKLQPPPPAIAAPPPGFRDNSSDEDDSKRGRKSQPNPNSIPSPSTATGAAAGKSSAKASAKEVLPAPEDVPVTLIDNVATRTVRDHAQELDDALVSTLQALEALAASEDFPHHPQQPAQTTGLIVLAAITPESSLDSGHETNSSELTDVSEMVSAMKQHQNQAYLLAHHINKERIFSRRDFPLAIPGCTTQTIEGGAFSMGQIRGSCPSKPVTLSKTVPLKLSPAKETTSPGHSSVKQGSNVTQDPSQSEPSEGKKAKPEPTKVCTQDRPAKSPEELKVSDPGQAPKVSKDQRSPCSAVGKLSPNLSAGIKGKKSAPLSPDPTNKALPILLAVDRTASTKICPTNMCQDAETASSETIKPSSSNDLLPVDDLFCTCPVREPGPQLRPKDPQSQKVVVFHSSSPTDDERLRAKGLQLASSKETAARAAGGAGADPVLAKPSPQVPTKSSQSPHIPVKAERKEAAEAKAERSQGKAQAEPQKCPAKTLSLLGDPTHPTCSVDKVSTFPSADSKKQGSGKGKAQRSAPFLSIKNLLSATFPARIRRETDERRAQLQKVRQYELEFLEELLKPKSSGGEYLPQGSSPVPSGTPCACQLRTSPVLKAPGISREQRRSCDCKRMCRGIRLPDTPVGSTAEPQQHRGRERSLSKTPPATSKTPHSQGGPRRPQTLEIKTTRIRSTSLESREPRGEQASCLPTCTSRTPDCMGAPQYKKLQRRYSIGEVDNAEGTPLYAEVKPKAKSLEKEMERVRATGLRLPMPVEPVHNQTQTHMAAAAAKGKKGVFFVQGEELLRESREGAPTEMLLGLPSEDSDDREKCCSFCFCYRKCEAADESSEKEELSYSIPLQVLPGMQLDSQTLPVVSKTLQVLHAEGCSGEEEEIEEEEEEEEPQTQEIDLRACGTLEGSLARVQSLQGKTFSLPDGFLNAQLDANELLAILRQCANVPQVDNESRLQPSRIVEYKQELAVRFKEFRAACRRVASVEKSPTRMLSVVTASFLVLCELTQTFIKLVRGVRSEAQRLQLLRKVEEVAINYTLLLRAAEDAMGHSSSLPNKSMSPQVTTTTTNMGSLSRPMKTLPTQ comes from the exons acaatGCTAAAGGACGACTCTTTGCTACTCATACCTAATGTGCTGAAGGTGTTCCTGGAGAATGGTCAGATCAAGTCCTTTACGTTTGACAGCCGCACCACTGTCAGG GATGTGATCTCGTCCCTGCAGGACCGCCTGTCCCTGCGTTACATCGAGCACTTTGCCCTGGTGCTGGAGTCAGGTGGGCTGGACCAGAACCAGAGACTACACCTGCTGCAGGAGAACCAGCCGCTCTCACAT gtggtGCACAGGACGTATTTCCAGGGGATGAAGTGTCTCTTCCGCATCTGTTTCTTCCCCAAAGACCCGGCAGACCTGCTCAGGAGGGACCCTGCAGCCTTCGAGTACCTCTACATacag AGTCGCAATGACGTCATCAAAGAGCGCTTCGGCATGGACTGGAAGTCTGATGTCACACTGCGGCTGGCGGCGCTTCATATCTACATCACGGTGTCGTCGGCCAGACCTAATCAGAAGATCTCGCTCAAGAATGTGGA gaaGGAGTGGGGTCTGGAACCCTTCCTCCCCCTCACTCTACTTCCCACCATCAAGGAGAAGAATGTGTGTAAGACCCTGTCACAGCTGCTCAAAACCTATCAGCATCCGCCTCCCTCCGGCAATAAG GTCCCTCCTCTCCAGGGAAAGCTGCAGTACATGCGTGTGCTCAACGATCTTCCGCCCTTTGGAGGCTTGCTGTTCCACACCGTCGGACTA GATGAGAAGCAGTCGGCCACTACGCTGCTGGTGGGTCCGCGGCACGGCATCGGTCATGTGATCGACCTGAAGAACAACCTGACCACGGTTCTGACAGAGTTCAGTCGAGTTGCTAAGATACAGCTGCACCGGGAGAACCAGGGCGTTGCCCGCGTAGAGGTGGCCATACATGAGGCCAAG CCTCTGGTCCTGTTGATGGAGTGGCCTGATGCCAGTAACTTCGCCTGTCTCATCTCCGGCTACTACAAGCTGTTTGTGGACCCCAAACGAACCATCTACTACCGGACACCTGGTCAGTCTTATATGATCAAGGCAG ATTACAGAGGTTCCCACCACGCCCACCCACGCTCTGGCGTCACAGCGGCGTCCAGTGGAGACCGACGAGGGGACGAGAGGGAAAGACCCCATACGAGGGACCCGGGGTCCCAGTCTCAGAAGACAGCGACTGCCCCACTGCccgcagagtcccaacacctggGTCTATGCCATGTTCATCTCCGGGAGCCACAACAGCTGCAGGGGCTCCAAATGCAGGCAGAACCCGAGCTCGACATCAATGAGAACTTAATTTCCCAAGAGGCACCAGAGCGGCCCAGTGCCAAGTCTGACCCAATGCTCCGGAGCACAGAGGCGATTGGCGGGAGGCCGGAGAGCCCCGTCCAGGAGAGCTCAGTGGTCTTCAGGAGCAGAGCCCAAACCATGGGGCAGTCCCAGCGAGCTACACGGTTCTTCTGTGACTCCTGCAAGGCCAGGTTGAGGGCAGAGGGAGTGGCTGTGGCCTTAAACGGTGGAAGCAGCGGCAACTCGTCGAAGCACTGCTCCAGCGCCTGTGCCTCCCGTGATGGTGGTGCAGTAGACCTCATGGCCCTGCCTCCCCCGGGGaacgaagaggaagaggaagtaggAAGAAAGCTGCAGCCTCCTCCGCCAGCCATTGCTGCCCCTCCGCCTGGCTTCAGGGACAACAGCTCAGATGAAGACGACTCCAAGAGAGGACGGAAGTCTCAACCAAACCCAAACTCCATCCCCAGTCCAAGCACTGCAACTGGGGCTGCTGCCGGCAAGAGCTCTGCCAAGGCTTCTGCCAAGGAAGTGCTACCGGCTCCAGAGGATGTCCCGGTGACGTTGATAGACAACGTGGCCACCAGGACAGTACGGGACCATGCCCAGGAGCTGGATGATGCTCTGGTGTCCACTCTGCAGGCCCTGGAGGCCCTAGCTGCATCAGAGGATTTCCCCCATCACCCCCAACAGCCAGCTCAGACCACAG GATTGATCGTGTTGGCGGCCATTACGCCTGAGTCATCGTTGGACTCAGGGCACGAGACCAACTCCTCTGAGCTGACAGACGTCTCAGAGATGGTGTCGGCCATGAAGCAGCACCAGAACCAGGCCTACCTGCTGGCCCACCATATCAACAAGGAGCGTATCTTCAGTCGCAGGGACTTCCCCTTGGCCATACCAGGCTGCACCACCCAGACTATAGAGGGTGGTGCGTTCTCCATGGGTCAGATCCGCGGCAGCTGCCCCTCGAAGCCAGTGACCCTCAGTAAGACTGTTCCCCTAAAGCTCAGCCCTGCTAAGGAGACTACCAGTCCAGGTCACAGCTCAGTGAAGCAGGGGAGTAACGTTACCCAAGACCCATCGCAGAGTGAACCGAGTGAAGGCAAGAAGGCAAAACCAGAGCCTACCAAAGTGTGCACCCAAGACCGCCCTGCAAAGTCACCTGAGGAGCTGAAAGTGTCCGATCCAGGGCAGGCTCCCAAGGTCAGCAAGGATCAAAGGTCACCCTGTTCTGCTGTGGGAAAACTAAGCCCGAATCTCTCTGCAGGGATCAAGGGGAAGAAGTCTGCGCCTCTGAGCCCGGACCCTACCAACAAAGCCTTACCTATTCTCTTGGCTGTAGACAGAACTGCCTCCACCAAGATTTGCCCCACAAACATGTGCCAAGATGCCGAGACTGCCTCTAGCGAGACCATCAAGCCTTCAAGCTCTAATGACCTCCTGCCAGTTGATGACCTGTTCTGCACGTGCCCAGTGAGAGAACCCGGGCCACAGCTAAGACCGAAGGATCCACAATCCCAGAAGGTGGTGgtgttccactcctcttccccAACAGACGATGAGCGTCTTCGAGCCAAAGGCCTTCAACTGGCTAGCAGCAAAGAGACTGCAGCGAGAGCAGcaggaggagcaggagcagacCCCGTCTTGGCCAAGCCCAGCCCCCAGGTTCCAACAAAGTCCTCCCAGTCCCCACACATACCTGTGAAAGCTGAGAGGAAGGAAGCAGCAGAGGCCAAGGCAGAGAGGTCCCAGGGTAAAGCTCAAGCTGAGCCACAGAAATGCCCTGCGAAGACATTATCTCTCCTGGGAGACCCCACacaccctacctgctctgtggaCAAGGTCTCCACTTTTCCATCTGCCGACAGCAAGAAGCAGGGTAGTGGTAAAGGGAAGGCCCAGCGTAGCGCCCCCTTCCTTAGTATCAAGAACCTCCTGTCGGCCACGTTCCCTGCTCGGATTCGGCGGGAGACTGACGAGCGCAGAGCCCAGCTCCAGAAGGTCCGACAGTACGAGTTAGAGTTCCTGGAAGAACTTCTGAAGCCCAAGTCATCCGGGGGAGAGTACCTACCCCAGGGGTCCTCGCCAGTCCCCTCAGGTACCCCCTGTGCTTGCCAGCTTCGTACAAGTCCTGTGCTAAAAGCCCCTGGCATCTCCCGAGAGCAACGCCGCAGCTGCGACTGCAAGAGGATGTGCAGAGGCATCCGACTGCCTGATACACCGGTCGGCTCAACTGCAGAGCCACAGCAacatagaggcagagagagatcccTCTCCAAGACCCCTCCAGCGACCTCCAAAACCCCTCACTCCCAGGGAGGTCCGAGGAGACCTCAGACCTTAGAGATCAAGACCACCCGAATCCGCTCGACCAGTCTGGAGTCACGGGAACCCAGGGGGGAACAGGCTTCCTGCTTGCCCACCTGCACCTCTCGCACACCAGACTGCATGGGCGCCCCGCAGTACAAGAAGCTACAGAGGCGGTATAGCATCGGGGAGGTGGACAACGCTGAAGGCACACCACTGTACGCCGAGGTCAAACCCAAAGCCAAGAGCCTGGAGAAGGAGATGGAGCGAGTGAGGGCCACAGGACTGAGGCTTCCAATGCCCGTGGAGCCTGTTCACAATCAAACTCAAACTCACATGGCTGCTGCAGCGGCGAAGGGGAAGAAAGGAGTGTTCTTCGTCCAGGGAGAAGAGCTGCTgcgggagagcagagagggggcgCCGACAGAGATGCTGCTGGGGCTGCCTAGCGAGGACAGTGATGACAGGGAGAAGTGCTGCTCCTTCTGTTTCTGCTACAGGAAGTGTGAGGCGGCGGACGAGAGCAGTGAGAAAGAAGAGCTTTCCTACTCCATCCCCCTCCAGGTCCTGCCTGGGATGCAGCTGGACTCTCAGACCTTGCCCGTCGTCAGCAAAACCCTCCAGGTTCTCCACGCTGAGGGCTGCAGCGGGGAGGAGGAagaaatagaggaagaggaagaagaagaggagccGCAGACACAGGAGATTGACCTCCGGGCCTGCGGGACTCTGGAGGGTAGCCTGGCGAGGGTCCAGTCCCTGCAAGGGAAGACGTTCAGCCTGCCGGACGGTTTCCTCAACGCCCAGCTGGATGCTAATGAGCTGCTAGCCATCTTGCGACAGTGCGCTAACGTTCCCCAGGTGGATAACGAATCACGCCTCCAGCCGTCCCGGATTGTCGAGTACAAGCAGGAGCTGGCGGTGCGCTTCAAGGAGTTCAGGGCAGCATGCAGACGGGTGGCGAGCGTCGAGAAGAGCCCCACACGCATGCTGAGCGTTGTTACGGCCAGTTTCCTGGTCCTCTGCGAACTGACTCAGACCTTCATCAAGCTGGTTAGAGGGGTGCGTTCAGAGGCCCAAAGGCTGCAGCTGCTGCGGAAAGTTGAAGAGGTTGCTATCAATTACACTTTGTTGTTGCGTGCAGCCGAGGATGCTATGGGCCACTCCAGTAGTCTGCCTAACAAGAGCATGAGTCCCCAAgttactacaaccaccactaacatGGGCTCCCTCTCTCGCCCAATGAAAACCCTGCCCACCCAGTAG